From the genome of Papaver somniferum cultivar HN1 unplaced genomic scaffold, ASM357369v1 unplaced-scaffold_10, whole genome shotgun sequence:
tagggggatggggcgtcaaccacgctgaatcttGGTTccactttcatgggtccggcgttaacctgcaacacgatgtctcccaatggcttcgtgggtgctccattgaatccgtagatggtgtaataagaggtcattagatgttcttcatggagcttcattcgtttgaatgcgtcgtagaatagaacgtttactgagcttcccccgtctatgaggatctttttgaggttacatccagcaaCTGGAAGTGttaggaccagggggtcgttatggtcttccatatattcttcgatatcttcagcatcgaagataataggtgagtacATCCACTCTTCTTTctcgtccacctctacaccaTCAATCCTGTACAATTCGCAGCGttcctcgaactgcttccgtagcctctttcctatctgtgctgtaagtgagggccctgcggcttcagaacacgagatggtgttgattgtgcggttcccctcTGGAAGTTCGACTGGCTTGGTCTGTTTGGATATATCCTCgacgacctcctttcgtatgtaatgttggaTTTCGCCatcatcaatcagtttttggatcattattttgaggtttttacatttctcggtctggtgtccgttgaagcagtgatattcacagtaatctttagacttctcggttcttgggggctgttttcccttagaccatggccactccaaattttcccttcctttgatctctcgcaagatccgagcatagctagcattgagcttcgtgtaaacttgatcttcgaattttcgatcgtcttttcgtcgttcatcccttcgttccttcctatattcgtgaggccgttccactgagctattccttttggccccattggtttgttctgcagaattagtacggtgagacctctgcgggtacgccctcgggttttcacgctggatttcttcaagacgagcgtgattttaaataattattcgaagatctccttttgtcttaggcacgcttccatgaatctcaacaaatagtggactcattcggtctaatccccacttgtagcagttgatacttaccactgggtccacactttctatggcttggcagatcttgtgccatatgttagtgtattccctcgtgttttccttgtagtcaattgccagcgaaaagagcttatccattccggtgttaacagccttgttgtacatgtaagttcttaagaacttttatGCGAGTTGATcataggagtggatggagtccggcggcaaattatcaaaccaagacaatgtcgattccttcaggcttgatgggaagtatctacagagtacaaCGTCGTTATGACTCCATCTggctaagacacggttataataccgaatatgtgcagcgggatcactggatccgtcatagcattcgaaggtcgggacagggcatttcagcggaataggggtgttggccaggcgatgagttaggggcgtggagttagcctatctcatgacctcttctaacctttccccgccttgtctagtttttaactgcctgatctcggccatcatttcatcacgcagctcttccatcgcgcggtggtgccctacgctcttctgatcgtgatagtctgactctccGTCATTATAATCTGGGTAGGATGCGCTAGTTCCCCTAGCCGCGTATCCattagctgctacgatgactcttcggtctcgattaggttctggtgcctttgaatttgcttcatcaagttgttggatggttttcgtgcttagagcaatccggtattttaaatcttgattttctctgaccagcagagctacggcatctgcgtaaacctgctggctcttcttcaattcttcaagctcagccatcaatcgatgtgattggtttgacccctgattgggagtcccagctcgtgctactacgtccatggtgccgccttcttctacggtttgcactaaaggtggtagaggttcagcttcgattgttggcatttccaaatcaGGATGAGTGCCCGTCTGCGGTGTTAGAAccgccggcacagtttgattctgatcgtttgttgatggcattccgaaggttggcgggtgtgcgggttgatgtgttctggattcatccaccctttcttttggttgatgaaattgattcgtagccaAAGTTTTGCTGGCTTCTGCAGCCTTCAGGGCTGCCGCAGCCGTactgtactttgtcgccgctgctctgagagccgcggatgcaacggagttagcgttcataggcgaagtgatttccgcagtatcctgcctctgactagtcattttggctttgtctcctttctgcttgcttggggtgatgaccggggttgtccttggtgcttcctttgacgaggctttggattttcctgcttcctgcgtcttttccatcgtgggtccttttatcgctttctttctgcacaagggaatttcaaacagcgagaaacagaaatgtccgtgcggatcgggttagtttgcgaaatatcttactccaagacagggaaaaacttcccgagggccacagagaaaaCTTTTAAGGAGGCTCATTTGATTAAAACATATGAGTTAAAATACATGAGTTAAAGTCTTATTAAAAGTGCGGATTCATTGAAGTACGTGAAAACGCGAGAAGATCCCTTTGAAAGTGCATGTAGATCCTTTGAAAATTTACGAAAACCCACCGAAAAGACAGGTCCGTACGAtatctaaaaaatgtaaatccatggatctaagcaataaatcttttaatcaGTTTAAACTGCTTCGATAGATACTGCCGGAGCTATTGAAGATAACGGGTGTGTTTTTGAATATGgtaaagttaacaaaagataaatactgtcAGAGCTAATGAAGAAGAGGaatcatatgctagtttaagatgaaatcacaggataagataaatcttttaccgggacgaagttcctgtttctagcgccaaattgtgaacatgtaaatcacgaaggcatctgtatgttcacaaacaatgttcgcactctatatACATACTCGCACTGAagagacaattgcattgattccttggctcaaaaccttcgggtttatcatagcctcatctaatatcatcaccagaggcattcacatagaggaagataaagaaaatgaaGTATAAAAGTGAAACTCGTGGAGTatcaaatgaatgtaaagtgctgaaatgtaaataagactgggatttacgtggttcagcactaaggcctacatccacggggttgtcgtttcactatgcatttgatgattacagaggtagtcaaatgactttggagtttacataggtctgtgaattgtaaaaggtaaacttacactcacaatccttctctctctccttctctctctatttctagcgccaaattgtgaacacgtaaatcacgaaggcatctatatgttcacaaacaatgttcgcactctatatacatactcgcactgatgagacaattgcattgattccttggcttaaaaccttcgggtttatcatagcctcatctaatatcatcaccagaggcgttcacatagaggaagataaagaaaacgaagtataaaggTGAAACTTGTGGAGTatcaaatgaatgtaaagtgctgaaatgtaaataagactgggatttacgtggttcagcactaaggcctacatccacggggttgtcgtttcactatgcatttgatgattacagaggtagtcgaatgactttggagtttacataggtctgtgaattgtaaaaggtaaacttacactcacaatccttctctctctccttctctctctatttttccgatcccctctctcttggtggagagggggtatttatagggttagagtgtgtgacccgtttctgagggccgttggaaccttatcttcttgtgctttgtgtccatcacgcggaggtcttcgttcattacttgatcacgcagaatcatcctcgttcgttccacgggttgatcgacacgtacactgctcagagtgtttaatgcgggtagttgagacgcatgctcgtgtcagacaagtgtcttctgcccctgtcacgtccatgtcagtcaaccttctcttcaccgttgatcttggcttcttttggggatgagataaagtaactcttcgggagttatttggtgctccgcagtacatcgtgtttttggtacatcttttaacttcttcccttggatttgttcgggcaaagatccgacgtcgacgggatgggcttcttggctgtgggtgtgtgtcatcatgttttgatgacttggtccgcatgctctccacgtgtcttcctacatacacgtgtttgatgatgaaatatgtacacacaagtTTCATAGTCTTTGTTCTACCAATAGTTCAACCAATACTGATGAAAGCTTGATGCAACATTCTTTTCATGACAATTTAGGCAAACTTCGATGCCATCTTAGAGATTCTTGGACGACCTTTTGCTGAACCAAGCTCCGAGCTTCTTCTAATTTCAATTTCCTTACCAGCTTTCATTATCCCACAAATGCATTCTCATGGAATAGTGAATACaactttttcttctattttttttacCTTACAAAAAGAAGAAGTTGCTGTCACTACTAGATCAGAATGCAACAATAGAATTTCAATGTTTTTCCGCTTCAATGAATTTCATGTTATTTTTATCTCCTTGCTTTTCTTCACCACTTTGAGTAGCTTCATTCTGCAAACCCCGCGCTTCGGATTCTATCTCTTCAGAATTGTGCAATTCTACACTTGCGAACATCGAACTTTCCTTTCCACTCCTCAGGACTATGCTCTACAAATTCGAAACAACACATCTCATTTTTGAATTTTCATCCCAACATCTTTCCAATCTGGTTTTAAATGTCTTTAGATACCACGACCCAAATCAAATTAATCTTCATTGCCACTCTGTGTATATCCTTAACACAAGGTCCTCTAAAGAACCTCGCAGACCACCTCTCCGACCCCGTTAACAACAATGCTTGGTATTATGCTACCAATTTCGCTCCTGGGAAGTGAGCATAAGCATGACTGACAATTAAGACGGCCAAACTCCTACCAGATATGGCAAACTGGTGTTTGATTTTCTACTTCTCTTCATAAATTTCCTCTGTATattcatttagcttgtgtaaaATTATGCAGCATGTCTGTAATTAGTTCTCTTCGACTTCCTTCGTATCACTCTTAATAGATCCATTTTTGAGATAATTCAGTGTTCCTGTAGAATTCATATATCTGGCTCCAATGGAAACTACATACATTCtagaaatgatgaaaccatattgtTGTGTTGTAGATTGTATGTTGTGATAGTTAGAAGTCGCAGTTCTAAGTTCTGGCTGTCATTCTTGCCCGCCTTCTAAATCTCTTCATCACGAGCACCGTAAGTTTATATTGGTGTCATCTGAGCCTCAAAAATCCAAGCACATTCCGCGAACAACTTGTTCATAAGTTTGATCCATATCTTCTGAGGAGCAGGTGAGTTGATGGTATTCAACGAGCTGGTGAAGACACTGGTTCTCCCTAATTAGGTTCGCATTCTCAGTCGCTAATCGTGACTTCTCTGCAAGCAAAGCTTCCAATTGAAGTCTCACCTTTGAAACACATAACAAAATAAATTCACAATAAGTCGCGCACACTCAATATGTTTAAAATAGTTCATTCAGGATAAAATTGATTACCAGATCATCTTCTTCAGGTTTGTCAGATCCATTGCGAAGTCTCATGTTCTCTTCCTCAAGCATATCGCATCTCTCTTGCATAAATGACAAATCCGATCTAATCAGTTTCACTTCTCTAGCAAGTGAAGCTGCATTTGCTGCCATCGAAATCGCAAGCTACAAAAAAGACGAGCAAACGCAGAAATTAGCAGTGGAAGCAAATTCGACGGAACAAAACAAGACAATTTGTCAAAAAAAGAGACACCAACATTTTTAGCTTTCTTGAGCTTCCCATTCTTCAAATTCGCATCACTATCCTTCTTTAATTCGACACCTCCTTTCTGATTCTCAGTAGATTGTTCTTCAGACTCATCATCATGCCTTCTCTTCTTCAAACTTTTGTTGCCCTCTTCTGGCTTTTCAACATCATTTTGCAATGTTTCAGTTAATGAAGGCTTTGATAGATCTCTGGCTCCCTATCATCATACAAATCAGAGAATGTAACTAAAAACCCGAAATTGTCAATAAACCAGAATTCAAAATAGATTAATAACACAAACTTATGAAATTGAGtaatgaaaaaccctaaattgaatcatCATTTGAAGATTGTAAAAGAGAGAACTTGATAACCTAGAAAAACCCCAAAATTTTCAGTAATCCAGAATTCACAATAGATTAATACACACACCCAAATCATAAAATTAAGTGATAAAAGACCCTAAATTGAATCATTTGAGGATTGTATAAGAGAAATTGAAGATTTACTAATTACCTCAAGGGCCTTATGTAAATTGCCTTTAAGTTGAATCAAAGAGGAAGAAATCGAATCAAATCCTCGCAGTAGAAGCAaacaatcatcttcttcttttctcgatGATGAAACTGGGATTTCAGAATTTTGGTTAATTGATTGTCGATTCTCGAGAAGGGTATCAACTCGATTTCTCAGTGTGCTCCAATAATCTTCTTTCTCTGATAAAACTGAAGGACTTGGTGATAATAATGGTGAAGAAGATTCCATTGAGATACTACTATTAAGTTGTGAAGTGAAAGATGGAGTATCTAAACATAGAACTGCCATTAACTCCTGAGATTTGTAGAGAGAACAGAGAAAGGAAAGTGTTCTGATTTAGAAATAggagacagagagagagagagtaacgGCTAGTTTTCTTAAATAACGAAGATAAAAGTGTTCCAGTGTTTTGACTTGACTGGACTTACCTACTTTATGGATAGAATCTTGAGCTTTTTCCAGTACCAAGATAAAAGGGACCCTGTTTTTTAGCTTCTGTTTATCTAATGTGGGTTCTACACATATCTATGCCGGGCCCGACAATGAGAAAGACCAAATTAGCGGAGTTGATTTCAAAACACTATCTCCAAGCTCAAATACTCGAGCAACCGATTTTAAAATGCATGcttcacaaaaataaaataaaagtaaagtAAAAATGCATGCTTCAATTACATGTTGGCAATTCTCTCATAACTTTTAATAAAAGCTTTCTGTGGttcctttaataaaaaaaataaataataataataataacgggctgagctaataataataataataataataataacaggcCCTAGCTTAGCTGGTCAGCCCCGTTCTTCAAAGgtgatgcgttccaggaggtcccaggttcgagtcttcgatggcgtaacattgcaggaattaacatggaaggtgttattagcttgccccccttgtgccACAATCTCGCCCTCCAgtccgccgtttcggctccccttggcaaggttacccatgaggcccgctggtaggctagcacagcaacctgttcaattaatgtagtagtatgtcgttggagcctagcttgttaggcttccaactagtttcatgtaatcatcgttctctataataataataataataataataataacaacaggCCTTAGCTTAGCTGGTCATCCCGTTCCACAAAGATTTGATGTGcttcaggaggtcccaggttcgagtccccgatgGCGCAATAtcagaatttgacatggaaggtagagttagcttgctcccttgcgacataatcggccccctatccgcttcggctccctcgGCTGGTTTCTCataaggctcgctggtaggctagcacgacaacctgttaaAGTAATGTGGTagtgcgttgttggagcttagcttgttaagcttccaactagtttcatgtaataatcgttataaTAATAATTGATAATTATAAgttacaataataataataataataatgtgttGTAGCTAGGTTACCAACACATTTCTTGTAATGTTACTCTTTTccctattttcaataaaagccCTTAGAGGTAcgttttcataataataataataataataataataaaaaaataaaaaaataataataacaataataataataataataatgattttcAGGCGACAGAAAGTCTGTAAATTTGTTCCGGCAATTGCATCGAATTTCCTCCATAGAATTTCGATCACTCTTCATCTTTCAATTCCCCTTGTTATTTCCTTTCGATTGATGCCAATCTTAACCACAGTCTCTCACCATCCAAGGTAGTTACAGCGGTTACTTTTCTCTACAGAAGCCATGCGTACTCGTTCTA
Proteins encoded in this window:
- the LOC113326193 gene encoding uncharacterized protein LOC113326193 — protein: NDVEKPEEGNKSLKKRRHDDESEEQSTENQKGGVELKKDSDANLKNGKLKKAKNLAISMAANAASLAREVKLIRSDLSFMQERCDMLEEENMRLRNGSDKPEEDDLVRLQLEALLAEKSRLATENANLIRENQCLHQLVEYHQLTCSSEDMDQTYEQVVRGMCLDF